The Cryptosporangium aurantiacum DNA segment CAACCTGCTGCTACACGACTTCGCCGACCGAGTGGGGCCTCGCGTCCGCACCACCCGCCGCTGGACGACCGGCCGGACCCGGCCCCGCCGCGTGCTGTACCTGTCGTCGCCGATCGGGCTCGGCCACGCCCGCCGTGACCTCGCGATCGCCACCGCGCTCCGGGAACAGCGCCCGGACGTCGAGATCGACTGGCTCGCGCAGCATCCGGTGACCCGGGTGCTGGCCCAGGCCGGGGAGCGCGTCCACCCGGCGAGCGGGTGGCTGGTGAACGAGTCCGCGCACGTGGAGAGCGAGGCCGCCGAGCACGACCTGCACTGCTTCGAGGCGCTGCGCCGGATGGACGAGATCCTGGTCGCGAACTTCCAGGTGTTCTTCGACGTCGTCACCGAGGGCCAGTACGACCTGGTGGTGGGCGACGAGGCCTGGGAGGTCGACCACTTCCTGCACGAGAACCCGGAGCTCAAACGGTTCGCGTACGCGTGGTTCACGGACTTCGTCGGGTACCTGCCGATGCCGGACGGTGGTGCGCGGGAGGCGCTGGTGGCCGCCGACTACAACGCCGAGATGATCGAGCACATCGCGCGGTATCCGCGGGTCCGGGACCGGGCCATCTTCGTCGGCGACCCGGAGGACGTGGTGCCCGACCGGTTCGGCCCGGGGCTGCCGCGGATCGCGGACTGGACGCGGGAGCACTACGCGTTCTCCGGTTACGTCAGCACCGGCGCGGCGCCGACGGACCGTGAGGAACTGCGGGCCGCGCTCGGCTACCGGCCCGACGAGCGGGTCTGCGTGGTGACGGTCGGCGGGTCCGGGGTGGGGCACCACCTGCTCCGGCGGGTCGCGGACGCGTTCCCGGCCGCCGCGCGGAGCGTCCCGGGGCTGCGGATGATCGTCGTCACCGGGCCGCGGATCGCCGCCGGTGCGGTGCCGGAGCGGCCCGGGCTGGAGATCCGGGAGTACGTGCCCGACCTGCCGCTCCACCTGGCCGCGTGCGACCTGGCCGTGGTGCAGGGCGGGCTGACGACGTGCATGGAGCTCACCGCCGCCGGGCGGCCGTTCGTCTACGTGCCGTTGCGCCACCACTTCGAGCAGAACGTCCACGTGCCGCACCGGCTCGACCGGTACGGGGCCGGCCGCCGGCTGCACTACGAGGACCTCACCCCGGAGACGCTCGCGGCGGTGATCGCGCAGGAGATCGGACGCGACGTGCGCTACCGCCCGGTCGCCACCGACGGCGCCCAGCGGGCCGCCACCCTCCTCGCGGACCTGGTCTGAACCGTCACTCGGCGGCGAACACCCGGAGCTGGAGGGCGAGCGTCGCGTAGTAGCCGACGAGCGTCGTCAGCTCGAACAGCGCGCGCTCGCCGAGCACGCCGACCGCCGCCGCGTAACCCGCGTCGTCCAGCGTGCGGTCGCGCAGCAGCGCCCGGGCCGTCCGCAGCGTGATCCGCTCCTGGTCGCTCAGCGTCGCCGGTTCGCTGCCGGCGCGCACGGCCGCGAGCTCGGACTCGTCGAGTCCGGCGCGTCGCCCGACGGCCTCGTGGGCGGCGCGCTCGAACGCGCTGTCCTCGTGCGCGGCGACCGCGAGGATCGCCAGCTCGCGGGCCCGGTCGCCGAGCACCGACGCGTACCGCACCGCCTCGCCGACGGCCTGGAGCGCGCCCCCGACCGGCGGGCTGAGCAGCATCGCGTTGAACGGCCCGCGCAGCGCACCGGCGTCGTCGGTCAGCGGGAACGCCTGCGGCCCGGACGCCCGCCGCCCGCCGGTGACCGCGCCGTAGACGGCCCGCTGAGCGTCGTCCAAATCATCGGGCGAGAAGCGGGGGAGGCGGGTCACGGTCCGCACGCTACCCGGCGCGCAGCCGGCCGGCGGCCGAGGCCGGATTCGGGTCCAGCGCCGAGCCGGCGATCGACAACGAGTTCTTCCGCTTCTACCGACTGTTACTTCACCTACGATGAGGCGTGCTGCGCTGCCGGGTGCTCGGGCCGCTGGAGATCGAACGGCCCGGCACGACGCCTGCCCGGTTACCGCGGCGGCAGCGGGCGCTGCTGACCCGTCTCCTGCTCGCGCGCGGCCGGGTGGTCACGTTCGACGCGCTCGCCGACTGCGTCTGGGGTGACGAGGACGGGCCCGCCGACGTCCGCGGCGCGCTCTACACGCTCGCGTCCCGGGTCCGGGCTGTGCTCGGCAACGGCCTGGTCACCCACTCGACCGGGTACTCTCTGGCGCTGCCGTCCGACGCCGTCGACGCGTGGGCGTTCGAGGACGGGCTGCACGCGGCCCGCGCCGCCGACGGCCGGGTCGCGCTCGAGCGGTACGAGCGGCTGCTCGCCGACTGGCGCGGGCGGGCGTTCGACGAGTTCGCGGACGGGTTCGCCGCCGCGGAGTCGGTGCGGCTGGAGGAGCTGCGGCGGTGCGCGGTCGCGGAACGGATCGACCTGCTGATCGATCTCGGGGACACGGCGTCGGCGGTCGCGATCGCGGAGGCACGCGCGACCGCGCATCCGCTCCGGGAGGCGGCCGAGGCCCGGTGGATGGAGACGCCGGCCGCTGCGCCGGCACCGGCCCGGGTTCCGGCCCCGCCCGGGTCGTTCGTCGGGCGATCGGCGGAGCTGGCCGCGCTCGCCGACGCGGTGGAGCAGGGCCGGCTCGTCACGGTCGTCGGTCCGGGTGGTATCGGCAAGACCCGGCTCGCGGTCGAGTTCGCCCGTGCCCGCCTGGATGCCGCGGCCACGCACTGGGTGGACCTCGCGGCAGCACCCGACCCGGCCGCGACCCCGTTCGTGTTCTGCGACGCGCTGCGGCTGACGATCCCGGCGGCCCGCGACGTCCGGACGACGCTGGTCACGGCGCTCGCACGGGCGCCGGCGACCGTGCTCGTGGACAACTGCGAGCACGTCGTCGACGCGGTGGCCGACCTGGTCGCCGAACTGACCCGCGCGTGCCCGGAGCTGACCGTGCTGGCCACCAGCCGGGAGCCGCTGGCCATCGACGGCGAGCAGGTCGTCGGGCTCGGGCCGCTGCCCACCGACGGCGCGGTCGAGCTGCTGCGGCGCCGGCTGCGGGAGAGCGGCGACCCCGACCCGGCGCCGGACGCGGTGCTGACCGCGCTGTCCGCGCGGCTGGACGGCATGCCGCTCGCGCTGGAGCTCGCGGCGGCGCGGGCCGCCACGCTGGGCCTCGCGGCGCTCGAACGTTCGATGGCGGCCCCGGCCACGCGCGGGCGGCCCGATCGCCACCGCGACCTGGTGACGGTGTTCGACTGGTCGTACCGGCTGCTCGGCGAGCAGGAGCAGCGGCTACTGCGGCGGCTCGCGGTGTTCCCGGACTGGTTCTCGTTCGCCGACGTCACCGGCGTCTGCGCGGACGACGTTCTGCCTGCTGCGGACATCGACGGGCGGCTCGGTGCGCTGGTCGCCAAGTCGTTCGTCGTCCGCCGCTCGGAGGTGCGCGCGGGCGAACGCGCGTACCGGCTGCTGGTGCCGGTCCGGGAGTTCGCCGACCGGCTCCTGGCCGCGACCCACGAGGACGAGCGGCTCCGGCAGAGGCACGCCGAGACGGTCGTGGCCGCGGCCGAGGACGCGGCGGCGCTGCTCGGCACACCGGCCGAGCCGGGCGGCTGGCGCGAGCTGGCGGTCGCGGCGCCGCGGCTGCGGGCGGTGTACGCCTGGTGCCGGGACAACGTCCGCACCGACCTCGCGGTGCGGCTCTCCGCGGCGCTGCACCGGTACGCGTGTGTCCGGGACGACCACGAGATGCTCGGCTGGGCCGAGACCGCCCGGCTGCTGCCCGGCGCCGCAGCGCATCCGCTCCGCGGGCTGCTCTGCGCGTCGGCCGCGACCCGGTTGATGGCGCGCGGCGAGTGGGACGCCGCCCGGCGGCTCGCCGCCTCCGGGGTCGCCGAGTCCGGCAGCGACGCGCCGATCCCGCTGATCGTGCTCGGCGACGTGGAGGGGGCGTTCGACGACGGCGGCGAGTCCACGTACCGGCGCGCGTGGACGGTCGCCCGCGAGCAGGGGGATGCCTGGGGCGAACTGGAGGCGGCCGGGAACATCGCGATCAACCGCGCACACCGGGGTGACCTCGCCGAACGCGACGTGTGGATCGAACGGTGCCGCGCCGTGCTGGACCGGTCCTCGTCGCCGCTGCTGCAGGCGATCATGCTGTACGTGTTCGGCGTCTGCCACGGCAGCGTCGACCCGGCCTCCGCCGAGACGTACCTGGTGCGCTGCCACCAGCTGGCGACGCGGCTGGGCGCCGCCTACGTCGCCGGGGCCGCGATGACCCGGATCACCCGGTTCCGCTCCCGGCTCGCGGACCTCGGGCGCAGCCTGGAGATCTTCGAGACCGCGATCGACCAGTGGCGGGCCACCGGCAACCGCGGCGAGCTGTGGGTGACGCTCTACCGGCTGGTGCCGTTCCTGGTCGACGCCGGCGAGCCGGAGACCGCGCTGGCGGTCTACACCGCCGCGATCGGCTCGGCCGAGCTGCCCGAGCGTCACCTGCGTGAACACCCGCACGTCCGGCCCGTGGAGCAGGCGCGGGCCGCGCTCGGTCCGGCCGCGGTCGCGGGGCGCCTGGAGTGGACCGGCGCGGATGCCGAGCGCGTCGCCCGCGCCGCGCTCGCCGCGATCGGTCGCGCGGCGCGGACGTCGTGATCCTCGGCAGGCCGGCGTTCCACGGCCCGGTGGCCGCAAGGGTGGTGCAGATCGCCCCGTCGCGGCGGTGAGACGAGGCGCCCTGCCCTTGGTACCGAGCGGTTCCACAGACGATGATGTGTCCGGCACTCGTCTGTGGCGACCGAGGGAGTCCGAGTATGTCTGTTTCACCCGAGCACGTCGACGTGGTGATCGTCGGCGCCGGGATCTCCGGGATCGGCGCGGCCTACTACCTGCAGAACCGGGTCCCGGGAAAGACGTACACGATCCTCGAGGCGCGCGGCGCGACCGGCGGCACCTGGGACCTGTTCCGCTACCCGGGGATCCGCTCGGACTCCGACCTGCACACGTTCGGGTACGAGTTCAAGCCGTGGCGGGACGAGCAGTCGATCGCCGGCGCCGACAAGATCCTCGCCTACCTGCGGGAGACCGCCGCGGAGAACAACATCGACCGCCACGTCCGGTTCCACCACCGGGTGCTGGGCGCGTCCTGGTCCAGCGCCGACGCCCGCTGGCTGGTCGACGTCGAACGCACGGACACCGGTGAGCGGACGCAGCTCTCGGCGAACTGGATCTTCAGTGCGACCGGCTACTACCGCTACGACGAGGGCTTCACACCGCACTTCGAGGGCCGCGAGAACTTCCGCGGCGAGATCGTCCACCCGCAGCACTGGCCGGAGGACCTCGACTACGCGGGCAAGCGGATCGTGGTGATCGGCAGCGGTGCGACCGCGGTGACGCTCGTGCCCGCGCTGGCCGCCACCGCCGCCCACGTGACGATGCTGCAGCGCACGCCGACGTACATCATGCCGGTCCCGTCGAAGGACCCGATCGCCAACCGGCTCCGCAAGCTCCTCCCGCCCGACCGCGCGTACGCGCTGACCCGCCGCAAGAACATCGCGCAGCAGGCCGCGGTCTGGAAGTTCAGCCAGCGGTTCCCGAACGCCGCCCGGAAGATCATCCGCTCGGTCAACGCCAAACAGCTGCCCGCCGGCTACCCGGTCGACGAGCACTTCAACCCGCCGTACGGCCCGTGGGACCAGCGGCTGTGCGCGGTGCCCGACGGGGACCTGTTCCGCGCGCTGCGTCGCGGCACCGCGTCGATCGTCACCGACCGGATCGAGACGTTCACCGAGACCGGGATCCGGCTCGCGTCCGGCCGGGAGCTGGAGGCCGACGTCATCGTCACCGCCACCGGCTTGAACCTGCTGCCGTTCGGCGGGGTGAACACCACGGTCGACGGCGTTCCGGTGAACCTGCCGGACACCGTCGCGTTCCGCGGCATGATGCTCTCCGGCGTCCCGAACCTCGCGTTCGCGATCGGCTACACGAACTCCTCGTGGACGCTGAAGGTCGGTCTGCTCTGCGAGTACTTCTGCCGGCTGCTCGGCCACATGGACACGCACGGTTACGACACCTGCGTCCCGGTGGTGCCCGACCCGGACATGCCGACGCGTCCGCTGCTGGACTTCGACGCCGGGTACGTCAAACGGTCGCTGGACCAGCTGCCCCGGCAGGGCCTGACGGCGCCCTGGCTGATGTCGATGAACTACCAGGCCGACGTCAAGCTGCTGCGCAACGGCCCGGTCACCGACCCGGCGCTGCGGTTCACGTCCGTCGACCGGGCCGACGCGACGGCGACGGTCCGATGAGCGACGTCACGGGCAAGGTCGCGGTCGTCACCGGCGCCGGGTCCGGGATCGGCCGGGCGCTGGCGCTCGAGCTGGCCCGCCGGGGCGCGCGCCTGGCGATCAGCGACATCGACGCCGCCGGGCTCGCCGCGACGGCCGACGAGGTGACCGCGCTCGGCGCCCCGGTGCACGCCGACCGCCTCGACGTCAGCGACCGGGACGCGTTCCGCGCATACGCCGCCGCGGTAGCCGGCCACTACGGCGTCGTCCACCAGCTCTACAACAACGCCGGGATCGCCGACTCCGCACCGTCGATCCTGGAGACCGGCTACGGCGCGTTCGAGCGGGTGCTCGGCGTCAACCTGTGGGGCGTTCTGCACGGCACGAAGGAGTTCCTGCCGCACCTGATCGCATCCGGTGACGGGCACGTCGTTACGATCTCCAGCCTCAACGGGTACATGGCGCAGGCCGGGCTCGCCCCCTACTGCACGTCGAAGTTCGCGGTGCGGGGCTTCACCGAGACGCTGCGCTCGGAGATGCTCCGCGACGGGCACCCGGTGCGCGTCACGGTCGTCCACCCTGGCGGCGTCGCGACGAACATCGCGGTCGCCGCGCTGACCGCCGCGAAGGCGCGCGGTGAGACCGTCACCGCCGAGCAGGAGACCCGGACCCGCACCTACAGCGAGAAGCTGCTGCGGATGGACCCGCGGCGGGCGGCCACGATCATCCTCGACGGGGTGCGAGCGGGCCGTCCCCGGATCCTGGTCGGTAACGACGCGAAAGCGATCGACGCGCTGGTCCGGCTGGTGCCGCGGCAGTATCCGAAGCTGGTGACGTGGTGGAGCAAACGGATGTTCCCGGAGCCGTGAGCTGGCCGACGCCGTCGCCGCGGGTCCGCGAGCTGATCCGGCGCGGCGCGGAGCTCGCGCTACACCCGCCGGACGCGTGGGTCGAAGAGCTGTACGCGGCGGCGCTGGGCGGCGAGCGGATGCGGGCGATCGCCGAGGACCCGGTGCTCAGCGAAGGCGCGCGGCGTACGAACGTCGCGAACGTACTGCACTGGGCCACCGCGAACCTGCAGCGGCCGGGGGAGCGGGTACCGGCCAACGTCACCCCGGAGATCCTGGAGATCGCGCGGGACCTGGTGCGGCGCGGCCTCGACGAGCGGTCGCTGGACTCGTATCGCACCGCGCAGAACGTCGCCTGGCGGCACTGGATGGACATCTGCTTCGGGCTGACCGACGACGCCGCCGAGCTGCGGGAATTGCTCGACGTCTCGTCCCGGTCGATCGCGACGTTCCTCGACGACACGGTCACCGCGCTCACCGTGCGGATGCAGGCCGAGCGGTCCGAGCTGACCCGCGGGACCCACGCCGAGCGCCGGGCGGCGGTGACGCTGCTGCTGGAGGGCGCGCCGATCCGCCGCGGGCGGGCCGAGGAGCAGCTCGGGTATCGGCTCGGCGGCCCGCACGTGGCGGCGATCGTCTGGAGCAGCACCGGCACGCCGATCAGCGAGCTGGAGGACACCGCGGAGGCCGTCCGGAAGGCCGGTGGGGCGGAGCGCAGGCTGACGGTGCTGGCCGGCACCGGCACGGTCTGGATCTGGCTGCCGACCGCCGACGCCCCGACCACCGAAGCGCTGCAGGCGTGCCTTCCCGGGAGCAGCCCGGACGTCCGGGTCGCGGTCGGGCGGCCGGGCCGGGACCTGGAGGGGTTCCGGCGCAGCCACCTGGACGCGCTGACCACCCAGCGGATGCTCGCGCGGCTCACCTCGCCGCGCCGGATCGCCCGGTTCGAGGACGTCCAGCTCGTGGCCGCGCTGACCGCCGACCCGACCCAGGCCGACGAGTTCGTGGCCGACACGCTCGGCGCCCTGGCCACGGCCGAGCCGGAGCTGCGGGACACGCTCCTGACCTACCTGCGGGAACAGTGCAACAGCTCGCGTACCGCCGAGCGGCTGTTCACCCACCGCAACACCGTGCTGCGGCGGCTGGCCAGGGCCGACGATCTGCTTCCGCGGCCGCTGGCTCAGAATACGACCGCGGTCGCGGCCGCGCTGGAGGTGCTCCACTGGCGCGGCCGCCCCGGGTGAGACGTCAGGACTTCGGCACCCAGAACACGTAGTCGGCGCCGTAGCGGACGGCGCGCTTCTCGCCGGGTGTGCAGGCACCGGTCGGCGCGAGACCGCCGCTGGTGTTCACGCGGCTGATGTGGGTCACCGCGTACAGCTCAGTGCCCGGACCGCCGCTCTCCCGGGTCGCGGTCAGCAACAGCCAGGGGATCGTGCCGTCCTTCGGCACCCGCTTCGCGACCGCGCCGAGCAGCGTCGACCCGTCGCGCTTCGACGTCCAGCGGGGACCGCCGTAGTGGTGGATCCGGCCGTGCCGGCCGTACCGGGCCAGCGTGGCCTCCGGTGTGGACGCGGGGTTCCAGGTGCCGGCCGGGTCACAGGTGTAGATCTGGACGCCGCGCACGACCCGGTACGCCGAGAGCACCCGGTAGTCGCCGTCCGGCGCCGGTGTCCCGGGCGGCAGCGTGAAGCGGTGCCCGGCGGGCCGGTGGTCGGTGGCCTGCGCGGTCGCCGGTGCGATCAGCGCGGCGAGTGCACCGACCCCGGCGAGCGCGAGTGCGGCCCGGATCCGGCGTTTCCCCCCGATGGCCCACATCTGAACCTCCGTTGTGTCGTCGCCTGTGGAGGAACCCATTCACGCACGGATCCTTATCTCCGTGCGTACTGCTTTAGGTGCTCTTAGTTATGGACGGTCCGGGCCTGATTCGCCTACCGGGGTGCGAACGGGGGCCACTCCGCCTGGTTCTCCAGGTCGGCGGACTGCTGGACGGTGGCGGCCAGCTCCAGGCACTGCGCCTTGAGCTGTGCGGCGGTGAACTCGGCGTTCTGCCGGTAACTGCAGGAGGCCGTCACCTTGAGATCTCCGGTCGCCATGACCACGGACGTGAGCTCGGTCATGCTGCGCTCGTCCACGACCCGGGCCGGCCGGTCTTCGATCGTCGTGGTCGCCGTGCCGATGCCGTTGCCGATCGGGTTGGCGTTGATGCTGACGTAGGACGGGCCGGGGCCGCCGTAGGCCACGGTGGCCGACGGAGCGCGGATGCCGGTCGGGCTGGTCGTCGTCTGGAACTCCCGCAACGTGAAGTGCTCGGGCGCCTCGAATGTGTACGGGAGCCGGGTGGCGGTCGACAGGTCGATCGAGAGCGACGACGCGATCCGCACGGCGAGGTTCCTCGGGTCCGGCAGCTTCGGCACGACGACGTACGCCTCCGCGTTCGGCGCCCAGTCCCAGCGCAGTTCGAAGCCGAAATCGCCGATCGCGGTCCACGTCGACGGGCGGCCTCCGATCGCCGGGCCGTCGGTGCCGGAGTGACTCGCGCTCTTCAGGTGGTTGGTGAGCGTCCGTCCGCGCGGGCCCACCAGTACCTGGAGGTGCGACTGCTTCCTCGTCTTCGGATCGCGACCGACTGCGTAGTACCCGAGGTAGGTGGGCGAGAGCGTGGTGCCGCGGTCGTCCAGCGAGTCCGGCACTCCGGTGACCCGGATGTCGCTGTGTGCCGGATCGAACTGGGCCGGCGCGGTGGGGGGCAGCGTGCCGACGTCCGGCGGGCCTGTCGAGCCGGACGGGCTGGGCACGCCGGACGGCCGGGCGGCCGGGGTCACCCGCTGGGCTTCGTCGTGATCGCCGGTCGCCAGAGCGGCGGTGGCCACGACCACGACCAGCACGAGCGCGGCGGCCGTCGCGATCGTCCAACGCGTCCGCCGGTGCCGGTAGGCCTCGACGCGCTCGATCACGCGGTCGGGGTCGACCGGCGATGCGGGCGGCGCCTCGTCCACGATTCGGGTCAGCAGCGCCCGGGCCCTGGTTTCGTCCATGATCAACTCCTCGTCCGGGTCGTGGCGGCGCCGTTCGGCTCTGCCTCGGGCAGCGCGCGGCGAAGGGCGGCGAGGCCCCTAGCGGTCTGGCTCTTGACGGTTCCGTCCGAGCAGCCCAGCGTCTGGGCGGTCTCCTCGACGGAGAGGTCGGAGTAGTAGCGCAGGGCGATCACCGCGCGCTGTCGTGGCGGCAGCCCGGCGAGTGCCCGGCGGACGGCGACGACGGCGGCACCGTCGGGGTCGGCGAACGCCTCCTCCGGCAGCTGGTCGACCAGCACCACCCGGCGCGCCCAGTTGGTGCGGCGTTCACTGAGGAACGTGCGGACCAGGGTGGTGCGCGCATACGCGTTCAGATCGCTGGCGGCGCGCGCCCGATCCCACTTCAGGTACAGCTTGAACAGCGCGTCCTGAACCAGGTCGTCGGCGCGATGCCGATCGTGGCACAGCAGGTAGGCCAAGCGCTGCAACGCGGATAACCGCGTCTGGACGTAGTCACGAAAAGAGTTCACCGCCTCGTCGGGCCGGTCGCTCAACGCCAGTCGCCTCCGTCTGCCGATTCGGTCCTCACTCACTAGAGGGCGGGGCGGCGGCGAGGGTTGACACGTCCGGGGAAGTTTTTCAGTCGGCGGAGGCCGCGACCGGCGCGTGGCGGTCGCGAGCCCGGTCGAGGCGTTGCATCACCGGCGTCGCTGCCACGCCGTGCACGACGACCGACAGCAGGACGACAAAACCGACCGTGGCCCAGAGCAGCTCGAGGTCCGGGAACTTGGCGTGCGTCGCGGCGTACGCCAGGTAGTACAGCGACCCGATCCCGCGGATGCCGAAGAACGCGATCACCCACCGCTCCCGCGGCCCGGCCGACGAGCCGCGCAGCGCCACCCAGGCCGCGGCCGGCCGCAGCACGAACACCAGCAAAACGCCGACCAGCGCGGCCTGCCAGGTCAACGGCGCGAGCAGCCCGTCGATCACCGCGCCGCCGAACAGCAACAGCAGCAGGACCGTGAGCAGCCGCTCGATCTGTTCGGCGAAGTCGTGCAGCACCTGGTGGCTGCCGTGCGACCGCTCCGCGGCACGCACCGAGACCGCGCAGACGAACACCGCGAGGAACCCGTAGCCGTGCATCAGTTCGGCCACGCCGTAGGCGAGGAACGTGATCGCCAGCGCCAGGAAACCCTCCGCGTGATCAGCCAGGCGCAGCGTCTCCGACCGGGCCCGGAAGAACAGCTTGCCGAGCAGCCACCCGGTGCCCAGCCCGACCGCCACTCCGAGCGCGACCCGCCACAGCACGTCGATCGCGACCCAGCGCCAGAGCCACTCGGCGAGCGCGGCCCAGCCCGACGGCGAGTCGGCGGCGACGCCGGCCCCGGCCAGCGCCAGCGCTCCGTAGACGAACGGGAACGCGAGCCCGTCGTTGAGTCCGGCCTCCGACGTCAGCCCGAACCGGACCTCGTCCTCGGAGTCCTCCTCGTCGGTGGGTTCGCCGACCTGGACGTCGGCGGCCAGCACCGGGTCGGTCGGGGCCAGCGCCGCACCGAGCAGCAACGCCGACGCGGGCACCAGCCCGGCCCACCACCAGCCGAGCAGCGCGGTGAACGCGATCGTCAACGGCATCGCGACCAGCAGCAGACGCCAGGTGACCGACCAGCGCCGCCACCCGACGGGCCGGTCGAGCTTCAGCCCGGCGCCGATCAGCGCGACGATCACGCCGATCTCGGTGAGGCGGGTGGTGGTCTCGGCGTGCTCGATCGGATCCGGCGACCCGAGGTCGAGCGGCAGCGCGAACACGAGCATGCCGAGCCCGAGGAAC contains these protein-coding regions:
- a CDS encoding alpha/beta hydrolase; translation: MKARTADAEGYVEVGGVKIHYEVAGSGGPTILLLPTWTIIHKQFWKLQVAYLARHHRVVTYDGPGNGASDRPAEPAAYDQAAQVAYALAVLDATHTDRAVVVSLSRAANWALELAAVHPARVLGAVFIGPAVALGGRHPARDAALRRFDAPPPDLAPSAVPHLGRDPGEHWAKYNRTYWQEHYDDFLWFFFGQCLPEGRSTKPIEDAVCWGRETTAAVLSVEANAIRPGRTTIEGWCAQVSVPTLVVHGEEDRVIPARVGERLADLLGAEYVPIVGGGHLPLVRDPVRINLLLHDFADRVGPRVRTTRRWTTGRTRPRRVLYLSSPIGLGHARRDLAIATALREQRPDVEIDWLAQHPVTRVLAQAGERVHPASGWLVNESAHVESEAAEHDLHCFEALRRMDEILVANFQVFFDVVTEGQYDLVVGDEAWEVDHFLHENPELKRFAYAWFTDFVGYLPMPDGGAREALVAADYNAEMIEHIARYPRVRDRAIFVGDPEDVVPDRFGPGLPRIADWTREHYAFSGYVSTGAAPTDREELRAALGYRPDERVCVVTVGGSGVGHHLLRRVADAFPAAARSVPGLRMIVVTGPRIAAGAVPERPGLEIREYVPDLPLHLAACDLAVVQGGLTTCMELTAAGRPFVYVPLRHHFEQNVHVPHRLDRYGAGRRLHYEDLTPETLAAVIAQEIGRDVRYRPVATDGAQRAATLLADLV
- a CDS encoding carboxymuconolactone decarboxylase family protein, with the protein product MTRLPRFSPDDLDDAQRAVYGAVTGGRRASGPQAFPLTDDAGALRGPFNAMLLSPPVGGALQAVGEAVRYASVLGDRARELAILAVAAHEDSAFERAAHEAVGRRAGLDESELAAVRAGSEPATLSDQERITLRTARALLRDRTLDDAGYAAAVGVLGERALFELTTLVGYYATLALQLRVFAAE
- a CDS encoding ATP-binding protein; translated protein: MLRCRVLGPLEIERPGTTPARLPRRQRALLTRLLLARGRVVTFDALADCVWGDEDGPADVRGALYTLASRVRAVLGNGLVTHSTGYSLALPSDAVDAWAFEDGLHAARAADGRVALERYERLLADWRGRAFDEFADGFAAAESVRLEELRRCAVAERIDLLIDLGDTASAVAIAEARATAHPLREAAEARWMETPAAAPAPARVPAPPGSFVGRSAELAALADAVEQGRLVTVVGPGGIGKTRLAVEFARARLDAAATHWVDLAAAPDPAATPFVFCDALRLTIPAARDVRTTLVTALARAPATVLVDNCEHVVDAVADLVAELTRACPELTVLATSREPLAIDGEQVVGLGPLPTDGAVELLRRRLRESGDPDPAPDAVLTALSARLDGMPLALELAAARAATLGLAALERSMAAPATRGRPDRHRDLVTVFDWSYRLLGEQEQRLLRRLAVFPDWFSFADVTGVCADDVLPAADIDGRLGALVAKSFVVRRSEVRAGERAYRLLVPVREFADRLLAATHEDERLRQRHAETVVAAAEDAAALLGTPAEPGGWRELAVAAPRLRAVYAWCRDNVRTDLAVRLSAALHRYACVRDDHEMLGWAETARLLPGAAAHPLRGLLCASAATRLMARGEWDAARRLAASGVAESGSDAPIPLIVLGDVEGAFDDGGESTYRRAWTVAREQGDAWGELEAAGNIAINRAHRGDLAERDVWIERCRAVLDRSSSPLLQAIMLYVFGVCHGSVDPASAETYLVRCHQLATRLGAAYVAGAAMTRITRFRSRLADLGRSLEIFETAIDQWRATGNRGELWVTLYRLVPFLVDAGEPETALAVYTAAIGSAELPERHLREHPHVRPVEQARAALGPAAVAGRLEWTGADAERVARAALAAIGRAARTS
- a CDS encoding flavin-containing monooxygenase; amino-acid sequence: MSVSPEHVDVVIVGAGISGIGAAYYLQNRVPGKTYTILEARGATGGTWDLFRYPGIRSDSDLHTFGYEFKPWRDEQSIAGADKILAYLRETAAENNIDRHVRFHHRVLGASWSSADARWLVDVERTDTGERTQLSANWIFSATGYYRYDEGFTPHFEGRENFRGEIVHPQHWPEDLDYAGKRIVVIGSGATAVTLVPALAATAAHVTMLQRTPTYIMPVPSKDPIANRLRKLLPPDRAYALTRRKNIAQQAAVWKFSQRFPNAARKIIRSVNAKQLPAGYPVDEHFNPPYGPWDQRLCAVPDGDLFRALRRGTASIVTDRIETFTETGIRLASGRELEADVIVTATGLNLLPFGGVNTTVDGVPVNLPDTVAFRGMMLSGVPNLAFAIGYTNSSWTLKVGLLCEYFCRLLGHMDTHGYDTCVPVVPDPDMPTRPLLDFDAGYVKRSLDQLPRQGLTAPWLMSMNYQADVKLLRNGPVTDPALRFTSVDRADATATVR
- a CDS encoding SDR family NAD(P)-dependent oxidoreductase encodes the protein MSDVTGKVAVVTGAGSGIGRALALELARRGARLAISDIDAAGLAATADEVTALGAPVHADRLDVSDRDAFRAYAAAVAGHYGVVHQLYNNAGIADSAPSILETGYGAFERVLGVNLWGVLHGTKEFLPHLIASGDGHVVTISSLNGYMAQAGLAPYCTSKFAVRGFTETLRSEMLRDGHPVRVTVVHPGGVATNIAVAALTAAKARGETVTAEQETRTRTYSEKLLRMDPRRAATIILDGVRAGRPRILVGNDAKAIDALVRLVPRQYPKLVTWWSKRMFPEP
- a CDS encoding PucR family transcriptional regulator; translated protein: MVEQTDVPGAVSWPTPSPRVRELIRRGAELALHPPDAWVEELYAAALGGERMRAIAEDPVLSEGARRTNVANVLHWATANLQRPGERVPANVTPEILEIARDLVRRGLDERSLDSYRTAQNVAWRHWMDICFGLTDDAAELRELLDVSSRSIATFLDDTVTALTVRMQAERSELTRGTHAERRAAVTLLLEGAPIRRGRAEEQLGYRLGGPHVAAIVWSSTGTPISELEDTAEAVRKAGGAERRLTVLAGTGTVWIWLPTADAPTTEALQACLPGSSPDVRVAVGRPGRDLEGFRRSHLDALTTQRMLARLTSPRRIARFEDVQLVAALTADPTQADEFVADTLGALATAEPELRDTLLTYLREQCNSSRTAERLFTHRNTVLRRLARADDLLPRPLAQNTTAVAAALEVLHWRGRPG
- a CDS encoding DUF3455 domain-containing protein, producing the protein MWAIGGKRRIRAALALAGVGALAALIAPATAQATDHRPAGHRFTLPPGTPAPDGDYRVLSAYRVVRGVQIYTCDPAGTWNPASTPEATLARYGRHGRIHHYGGPRWTSKRDGSTLLGAVAKRVPKDGTIPWLLLTATRESGGPGTELYAVTHISRVNTSGGLAPTGACTPGEKRAVRYGADYVFWVPKS
- a CDS encoding SigE family RNA polymerase sigma factor, with product MSDRPDEAVNSFRDYVQTRLSALQRLAYLLCHDRHRADDLVQDALFKLYLKWDRARAASDLNAYARTTLVRTFLSERRTNWARRVVLVDQLPEEAFADPDGAAVVAVRRALAGLPPRQRAVIALRYYSDLSVEETAQTLGCSDGTVKSQTARGLAALRRALPEAEPNGAATTRTRS